A portion of the Aquicoccus sp. G2-2 genome contains these proteins:
- a CDS encoding aromatic ring-hydroxylating dioxygenase subunit alpha, producing MEKKMYLENCWYVAAWDYELIDNKMLSRTILNNKILFYRGDSGDVVALDDRCCHRGAPLSIGRREGDSVRCMYHGLLFAPSGKCIQIPGQDTIPPSLVVRSFPVAEKYGLIWVWTGDPELANPDLIVDLPYMEEPQWKGIPAYIHYDANYLLIIDNLSDFAHLAFVHTNTLGGSEEYAFKTKPVAIERLDDGFRVERWHMNASPPPYHRKVIPNKDDNVDRRNIGHMRVPGVFSLETTFAPAGSGAEKGNLEGARQYRNCQFMTPETERSTHFFHVYLNDFEGADHNISRSLHDSLIEGFMEDKHIIEAQQKLLDADPDFELKAIASDAPLSHFRWLMDKRISAERAGQSATGAGKVASPKPKDARNAAL from the coding sequence ATGGAGAAAAAGATGTATCTGGAAAATTGCTGGTATGTGGCCGCTTGGGATTACGAGCTGATCGACAACAAGATGCTCTCCCGGACGATCCTGAACAACAAGATCCTGTTCTACAGAGGCGATAGCGGTGACGTCGTCGCCCTGGATGATCGCTGCTGTCACCGCGGGGCGCCGCTGTCGATCGGCCGGCGCGAGGGTGACAGTGTGCGGTGCATGTACCATGGTTTGCTGTTTGCGCCGTCGGGCAAATGTATCCAGATTCCTGGTCAGGATACGATCCCCCCGTCGCTCGTCGTTCGCAGCTTCCCGGTTGCTGAGAAATATGGACTGATCTGGGTATGGACCGGTGATCCGGAATTGGCCAACCCGGACCTGATCGTCGATCTTCCATATATGGAAGAGCCGCAGTGGAAGGGCATTCCGGCCTATATTCACTACGATGCAAACTATCTCCTGATCATCGACAATCTGAGCGATTTTGCGCACTTGGCCTTCGTCCACACCAACACGCTTGGTGGATCGGAAGAATACGCTTTCAAAACCAAACCGGTCGCGATCGAACGGCTTGATGACGGGTTTCGCGTCGAACGCTGGCATATGAACGCGTCGCCGCCGCCCTATCATCGCAAAGTGATCCCGAACAAGGACGACAATGTCGACCGGCGCAATATTGGCCACATGCGGGTCCCGGGGGTGTTCTCTCTGGAGACAACCTTTGCACCGGCCGGCAGCGGCGCAGAGAAAGGTAACCTCGAGGGCGCACGGCAATACAGAAACTGCCAGTTCATGACGCCCGAGACCGAGCGATCAACGCACTTCTTCCATGTCTACCTGAACGATTTTGAGGGTGCTGACCACAATATCTCGCGCTCACTGCATGACAGTCTCATCGAAGGCTTCATGGAGGACAAGCACATCATCGAGGCACAACAAAAACTTCTTGATGCGGACCCTGACTTTGAGCTCAAGGCCATCGCGTCTGACGCCCCCCTGTCACACTTCCGTTGGCTGATGGA